The DNA segment CTACGGTGCCGCCTGTACAAGCGACGCATAACGAACGTGTTGTTATAGTTCTCTCGACGCCTTGAAGGCGCTCCTCCTCTTTGACGACTTTTAACATCGAGTCCCTTCCGTGAAACTGGGGCAAAGTCTAAAGTAAAAAATGGCTATGTCTACTGTTCCGATCTAATTTGTTTCACCAATCGAGCACAATCCAAATTAACTGCATATATTTCATTGCCTTATAAATCTAGGCAATTTCATTAAGCCCAGTTTCCAAGTCGACAGGTCAAGTATTGCCCGTACAGCCATCCTTCCTCGCCCATGCCTACGATTCCGATGGCGCCGCGTCGATTGGGAAAAGCTCCCGATTCCTGAACGGGCCAACCGGAAGCCTCGTCTGCAACGGCAGTTTTCGGTATCCTAAAGTGATGCGCCACACTGGCACGTCCAACCACGACCCCCAAGCCCTTCCGCAAGCGTTCCTGTGCCGCCTGCGCAGCGCGTGTTTAATCGTCTGTCTGTGTCTCCTGGCCTATGGGTCGGTCCAGGCCGCCGCTAAAAAGGGCGTTACGAAACCGCCGCCGACACCCGCCGCAACGCCTGCGCCGGACGCCCTCAAAATTGCGTTCCTGCATCCGGCATCCACGCCATCCCTCACTCAGCCGCCGTTTTTCATCGCGGAGGACCGCAGTGGCGGTATGCAGGGGGCGCGTCTCGGGACCCAGGACAATAACACCACCGGCCAATTCACCCGCCAGCACTTCGAACTGCTCGAAGCCGAAATCACCGATGACGTAGCCCCGGCGGAAAAAGCCCGGCAGATGCTGGCGCAGGGCTTCCGCCACCTGATCGTCAATCTGCCGGCGGACGCCATCAAGGCCATCGCCGCCCTGCCGGAGGCTCAGAATGCGCTGATCTACAACATCGGCAGCAGCGACGACGAACTACGCGGCGTCGCCTGCTCGCCGAATCTGTTGCACCTGCTCCCAAGCCGAGCCATGCGCGCCGACGCCCTGGCGCAATACCTGTCAAAAAAGCGCTGGCAAAAGCTTTTGCTGGCCGTGGGGCCGGAAGCCGCGGACCAGGCGTATGCCGCCGCTGTGCGCAGGGCGGCCGCGCGCTTCGGCCTGAAGATCGTGGCGGAGCGTCCCTGGCAGCATACCTTCGACGAGCGCCGCACACCGGAGTCCGAGATTCCCGTCTTCACCCAGGGCGTCGAATACGACATCCTGGTCGTGGCCGATGAATCGGGCGCTTTCGGCGACCTTCTCAGCTACCGTACCTGGTTGTCCCGTCCCGTGGCCGGCACTCAAGGGCTGATGCCCGTGGGCTGGCATTACACCCATGAGCAATGGGGCGCGATCCAATTGCAAAATCGTTTCAAGGACCTGACCGGCGTCTGGATGAGCGAGGTCGATTACGCGGCCTGGCTGGCGGTGCGCGCCATCGGCGAGGCCGCGACACGCACCAAGACCATGCAGTTCGAACCGATCCGCGGCTTCCTGCGCGGACCCGAGCTGTCCCTGGCGGGATTCAAGGGCGTTCCCCTGTCCTTCCGCCCTTGGGATGGCCAGCTGAGGCAGCCCGTGCTGCTCGCCGCCGCACACTCTCTGATTGCGGTGTCGCCCATCGAGGGATTTCTGCACCCCAAGACCGAACTGGACACCTTGGGATATGACCAGCCCGAGAGCCAATGCCACCTGGCACCCTAGGAACCGATACCGATGAAGATCACTTTTGTGCTTGCGATGGCCGCCGCCTTCGCCAATCAAGCGGCCTTGGCCAGTGAAACCCTGTTTGTGACCCTGGAAAAGGACAACGCCCTCGCTCTCGTGGATGCGCAGTCGGGCAAACTCACCAAGACCGTCAAAATCGGCAAGCGCCCACGCGGCATCGAGATCAGCAAGGACTTCAAGTCGATCTACGTGGCCGTTAGCGATGACAATACCATCCTGGTGATCGACTCCAGCACACTGAAAGTCACAGGCAAGCTGCCTTCCGGCGACGATCCGGAAACCTTTGCCATCGCGCCGGACGGCAGCCAGATCTACGCCTCCAATGAGGACGACAACAAGGTCACGGTGATCGACACCGCCACGCGCAAGGCCATCAAGGCGATTCCCGTGGGCGTCGAGCCAGAAGGCATCGCCGTCAGCCCCGACGGACGCTGGCTGGCGAGCACCAGCGAGACCACCAACATGGCCCATTGGATCGACCGGGCCAAGCTCGAGATCGTCGAAAATTCCCTTGTCGACCCAAGACCCCGCTCGGCGCGTTTCACCGATGACAGCAAGCAACTCTGGGTGAGTTCGGAAATCGCGGGGAGCGTGACCGTATTCGACGTCGAATCGAAGACTCCGATCAAGAAGCTCAGCTTCAAGATACCGGGGGTGACGCAGGAGAAGATCCAGCCGGTCGGCATGCGCGTCGACAAGGATCGCCGTTATGCCTATGTCGCTCTAGGCCCCGCCAACCGGGTCGCGGTGATCGATGCCCAGAAGCTCGAGGTGCTGCAATACTTGCTGGTGGGGCAGCGGGTCTGGAATCTGGAGTTCTCACCGGACCAAAAGCGGCTGTACACCACCAACGGCGTCAGCAACGACGTCTCCATCATCGACCTGGAGAAACACAAGGTCCTGAAATCCGTCGCCGTGGGCCAATATCCCTGGGGCATTGCCGTCAAGCCATGAATGAGTCTTCCGCGCCGGCGCTCAAGGTAGCCGGCCTTTCCTACGCCTACGGGAATCGCCGCGCCCTGGATGGCGTGAACTTCACGCTTGCCGAAGGCACCTGCACCATCCTCCTCGGCCCCAATGGCGCCGGCAAGAGCACTCTGTTCGCGCTGATCACGCGCCTTTACGACAGCCGGGACGGTTTCGTGGAAATCGCCGGATTCGAGTTGAAGCAGCAATCGCGCAAGGCCCTGGCGCGGCTCGGCGTCGTGTTTCAGCAACCGACACTGGACCTCGACCTCAGCGTCGAGCAGAACCTGCGCTATCACGCGTCCCTGCACGGCCTGAGCCGGAAGCAGGCGGACGCGCGCATCCGGGAGGAACTGGAACGTCAGTCCATGTTCGAGCGCCGCAAGGAAAAGATTCGCCAGCTCAACGGCGGCCATCGCCGACGCGTGGAAATCGCCAGAGCCTTGTTGCACAGGCCTTCCCTGCTGTTGCTGGACGAACCGACCGTCGGACTGGATGTGCCCAGCCGCAAGGCCATCGTCGACTACGTGCACGGGCTTTGCCTGGATGGCCAAATTGCCGTGTTATGGGCCACGCACCTGATCGACGAGATCTACCCGCAGGACCGCATCATCGTGCTGCACAAAGGCACGATCCGCGCGGATGGCAGCCTGTCCGAGGTGCTTGCCGCCAGCCACAGCGAGACCATCGACAATGCCTTTACCGCACTCACGGGAGGCGCTGCATGAGCCCGTTGCACTATCTGCGCGCCCTGAATGGCATCGTGCTGCGCGAACTCTACCGTTTTGTGCATCAGCGGGAGCGCTTCGTCTCCGCCCTGGTGCGCCCCCTGGTCTGGCTGTTCATCTTCGCCGCGGGCTTCCGCTCCACCCTCGGAGTGGCGATCATACCGCCCTACGAAACCTACATCCTGTACGAGGTCTATATCACACCCGGCCTGCTGGGCATGATCCAGCTTTTCAACGGCATGCAAAGCTCTCTCTCCATGGTCTACGACCGCGAGATGGGCAGCATGCGTACCCTGTTGGTCAGCCCGCTGCCCCGCTGGTTTCTGCTGCTGGGCAAACTCCTCGCGGGCACCCTGGTTTCGGTGCTGCAGGCCTACACTTTCCTGGCGGTGGCCTGGTTCTACGATGTCCAAGCGCCGCCCGAGGGCTACCTGACCTTGCTACCCGCCCTGGTGCTCTCGGGATTGATGCTTGGCGCCTTGGGGCTGCTCCTGTCTTCGTTCATCAAGCAACTGGAGAATTTTGCCGGAGTCATGAATTTCGTGATCTTCCCCATGTTCTTCCTGTCCACCGCCCTCTACCCCCTGTGGAAGATTCAGGAGTCGTCAGAGCTGCTGGAAACCCTCGCCCGTTATAACCCGTTCTCTCAGGCCGTCGAACTGATCCGCTTCGCCCTCTACGAGCAGTTCAACCTGCCAGCCTGCCTACATACCGCCGCCGCCCTGGCCACCTTCCTGCTGCTGGCCGTGATCGGGTACAATCCCTCTAAAGGCATGATGCAAAGGAAAGTTGGGGGAGAATGACAAGAACCAGAACCTGGCTGGTGACCGGCGGAGCCGGCTTCATCGGCGGCAACTTCGTGCTGCGGCAGATGGCGCGGGGTGGCATCCAGGTGATCAATCTGGATGCATTGACTTACGCAGGCAACTTGGACACGCTGGAAAGCGTCAAGGATAACCCGGACCACGTATTCGTACTCGGCTCCATCGGTGACCACGGCTTGCTCGATTACCTGCTGCAGCGCTACCGGCCCGAAGCCATCGTCAATTTCGCGGCGGAAAGCCATGTAGACCGCTCCATCGATTCGCCGGAAGCCTTCGTACAAACCAATGTGCTCGGCACTTTCCATCTGCTGGAGGCAGCCCGCCAGTACTGGCGGCAGTTGCCCAGGCCCGAATCGGGCGCGTTCCGGTTCCTGCATGTGTCCACCGATGAGGTCTACGGCAGCCTGGGTGAAACCGGCAAGTTCACGGAAACCACCCGTTACCAGCCCAATTCGCCCTATTCCGCATCCAAAGCCGGATCGGACCATCTGGTGCGCGCCTACTTCCATACCTATGGCATGCCGGTGCTCACCACCAATTGCTCCAACAACTATGGGCCCTATCAGTTTCCCGAAAAGCTGATCCCCTTGATGATTCACAATGCGCTGGCAGGCAAGGCCCTCCCGGTCTACGGTAAAGGCGCCAACATCCGCGATTGGCTCTATGTGGAGGATCATTGCCGGGCCATCGAGCGGGTGCTGGAATCGGGCGTTCCGGGCCAGGTCTACAACGTCGGCGGCAACAACGAGAAGACCAACCTGGACGTGGTCCATACCCTGTGCGACTTGCTGGATGAACTGGTACCCGGTTCGCCTCACCGCCCTCACCGCCAACTTATTCAGTTCGTGACCGACCGTCCGGGGCATGATCTGCGCTACGCCATCGACGCCAGCAAGATCCGCCAGGACCTGGACTGGGAACCGGAAGAGACCTTCGAATCCGGATTACGCAAGACGGTGCAGTGGTATCTGGATCACCGCGAGTGGACCGGCCGCGTGATGGACGGCAGCTATCTCGGAGAACGACTGGGGCTGGAACCCGAAGAGAACGCCGCGTGAGTGCCAGCCGTAAGGGATTGATCCTGGCCGGAGGCTCGGGCACCCGCCTGCATCCCCTCACCCTCGCCGTCAGCAAGCAGCTGCTGCCGGTGTTCGACAAGCCGATGATCTACTACCCGCTCTCCGTGCTGATGCTGGCGGGGATGCGCGAGGTGCTGATCATCACCACGCCCCATGACCAGCCTCTGTTCCAGGCACTGCTGGGGGACGGTTCACAATGGGGCATGTCCATCACCTATGCCGTGCAGGCCAGGCCCGAGGGTCTCGCCCAGGCCTTCGTCATCGGACGCGAATTCGTCGGCTCCAACCCCAGTTGTTTGATTCTGGGGGACAACATCTTCTATGGCCACGGCTTCCAGAAATACCTGCTGACCGCCGCGGAGCGCACCGAGGGCGCCACGGTGTTCGGCTACTGGGTGAAGGATCCGGAACGCTATGGCGTGGCGGAATTCGACCACGAAGGCAAGGTTACGGCGCTGGTGGAGAAGCCGGCAGCACCCAAGTCCCAGTACGCGGTCACTGGGCTGTATTTCTACGATGCCCAGGTTTGCGACATGGCCCGTGAACTCAAGCCGTCGGCTCGGGGCGAGTTGGAAATCACCGACATCAACAACCTGTACCTACAGCAAGGACAACTTAGGGTGGACAGGCTCGGTCGCGGCATCGCCTGGCTAGACACCGGCACCCACGATTCCCTTATGCAGGCCTCCAACTTCATCCAGACCATCGAAGAAAGGCAGGGCCTCAAAGTGGCCTGTCCCGAGGAAATCGCCTGGAGCCAGGGCTGGATTGACAACGGCCAGGTGGAAGCGCTGGCCGACGGTCTCAACAAGAGCGGGTACGGGCTCTATTTGAAGCAGCTCATTCGCCAGGGAGGCCCGTTATGAAGGTCCGGGAAACGAATCTGCCCGGCGTCCTGCTGCTGGAACCCAAGGTGTTCGGCGATCCGCGCGGTTTTTTCAAGGAAAGCTGGAACCGCAGGACATTCGCCGATGCGGGCTTGAATCTCGAATTTGTCCAGGACAACCTGTCCTTCTCCCGGCGCGGCATCCTGCGCGGGCTGCATTTCCAGAATCCCAACCCCCAGGGCAAGCTGGTCCAGGCCCTGCAAGGGGAGGTGTTCGACGTGGCGGTCGATATCCGCCAGGGTTCCCCGAGCTTTGGCCAGTGGTTCGGCGCGCTGCTGTCCGAGGACAACCATCTGCAAATGTACGTGCCCGAGGGCTTCGCCCACGGTTTCTGCGTGCTCAGCGAGACCGCCCTGTTCGCCTACAAGTGCACCGATTTTTACGATCCTGGCGCCGAATTCAGCCTGCGCTACGACGACCCTGAAATCGGCATAGCATGGCCGCTGACGATCCCGCCTACCCTCTCGGCCAAGGATGAGCAGGCGATTCTCCTACGGGACTTTCCCCGCGAGGCGCTGCCGGTGTACCCGGGCCCATGAAGATCCTGCTGATCGGTCGCGAGGGGCAAATTGCCTGGGAACTGCAACGCAGCCTGGCCTGCCTGGGAGATGTGGTGGCCCTGGACCGCCGCTCCCCGGCCCTGCCGGTGGACCTGGCCGATCCGGATTCGCTACGGAAGGCCGCCAACACCGTTCAACCCCAAGTGATCGTCAACGCGGGAGCCTATACGGCGGTGGACCTGGCGGAGCAGGAGGAGACGCTCGCCTTTCAGATCAATGGCACCGCGCCCGGCGTGCTGGCCGAGGCAGCCCGAACCATCGGCGCTGCGCTGGTCCATTACTCCACGGACTACGTGTTCCCCGGCGACGGTCTGAGCCCTTACACCGAAGACGACCTCACCGGCCCTTCCAGCGTATACGGCCGCAGCAAGCTTCAAGGTGAGCTTGCCATCGCGCAGACCGGCTGTGCGCACCTGATTCTCCGCACCGCCTGGGTATATGGCGGGCGTGGACAGAACTTCCTGCTGACCATGTTGCGCCTGATGCGGGAGCGTGACTCCCTGCAGATCGTGGACGATCAGCGCGGATCACCGTCCTGGAGCCGGATGCTAGCCGAGTCTACTGCCCTGCTCCTTGCCCGTTGCGGAAACTACGAACGGCTTGTGGAGGCCTCAGGCATCTACCATCTGACCTGCGGCGGCGAAACCAGCTGGTACGGGTTCGCCCAGGCCATCCGTGCCGAAGCCATCGCCCGCGGCCTGTTGCCACCGGACTGCGCCCGTCTGGAGCCCATACCTAGCTCCGCCTACCCCCGGCCGGCGCGACGTCCATCCTACTCGGCGCTGAGCAATCAGAAGCTGGCGCAGGCCTTCGACATCCGCTTGCCGAATTGGGAGAATGCCTTGCAACTTTGCTTGTCCGACATGGCGACGGCCTAGCCGCCGGACGCACGCCGTGGCTCCTGTTCGACTCCGCTACAGCCCGTGAGGTTGCGCGGCAATAGAATTCCTTGGCACTGTCTGGCGAGAAAACCGAGATTAGCCTGAGATTCCATGCACGCACCGTTCGTCCATCTCCGCGTACACACCGAATATTCCCTGGTCGACGGCCTGGTCCGCGTCAAGCCGCTGGTCAAGCAGACGCTTAAATTGGGCATGCCCGCGGTGGCTGTCACCGACCAGTCCAATCTGTTCGCCCTGGTCAAGTTCTACAAAGCAGCGATGGGCGAAGGGGTCAAGCCCATCGCGGGTACGGACGTCTGGATCTTGAACGAGTCCGACGCCCATGCGCCCCACCGCTTGACCCTGCTGGTCCAGAACGAAACCGGCTACCGCAATCTCACCGCTTTGATTTCCCGCAGCTACCAGGAAAACCAGCACCAGGGCGTGCCCATGCTCATGGGCCACTGGCTGGCGGAGCGCCATGAAGGCCTCATCGCCCTGTCCGGCGCGATGGCCGGCCAGATCGGCCAGGCGCTATTGACAGGCAACGCGCACGAGGCGCGCAGTGCCCTCGAGAGCATGCACTCCCTGTTCGGCGACCGCTTTTACCTGGAACTGCAGCGTACGGGCAGACCCCACGAAGAGGCGTACCTGGACGCCGCCTTGGAACTGTGTTCGGAATTCGGCGTGGCGCCGGTGGCCACCAACGACGTGCGCTTCCTCCAGCCCTCCGAATTCGATGCCCACGAAGCCCGTGTCTGCATCCATCAGGGGCGGGTGCTGGACGATCCCAGGCGTCCGCGCGAGTACAGCGACCAGCAGTACCTGAAAAGCCCCGAGGAGATGGCGGAATTGTTCGCCGACATCCCCGAAGCCCTGGAAAACACCGTCGAGATCGCCAAGCGCTGCAATCTCGAGCTGACCCTGGGCAAGAACTACCTGCCGGATTTTCCGGTACCCGAAGGCATGAGCGTCGAGGACTACTTCGCGGCCCAGTCGCGCGCCGGACTGGAAGAAAGGCTGGCGGTGCTGATGCCGGGAGCGCCCGCGGAACAGCGCAAGCCCTACGAAGAACGCCTGGACGTGGAAATTGACGTCATCAACCAGATGAAGTTTCCCGGCTACTTCCTCATCGTCGCCGACTTCATACAATGGGCCAAGAACAATGGCATACCCGTAGGACCTGGCCGCGGCTCAGGCGCAGGCTCTCTGGTGGCCTACGCGCTCAAGATCACGGATCTGGACCCCATGCAGTTCGAACTCCTGTTCGAACGCTTCCTCAACCCGGAACGCGTGTCCATGCCCGACTTCGACGTGGACTTCTGCATGGAGCGGCGCGACGAAGTGATCGACTACGTGGCACGCCACTACGGCCGCGACCGCGTCTCCCAGATCATCACCTACGGTTCCATGGCCGCCAAGGCGGTGGTGCGCGACGTCGGGCGCGTATTGGGTCATCCCTATGGTTTTGTCGATCGCATCGCCAAGCTCATACCCTTTGAATTGGGCATGACCCTGGACAAGGCGCTCAAGGAAAGCGAGGACCTCCGAAAGCTCTACGACATGGACGAGGAGGTCAAGGCCCTAATCGACCTCGCCAAGTCCCTGGAAGGCATCACCCGCAACGCCGGTAAGCATGCGGGCGGCGTGGTTATCGCGCCGTCCCGGCTGATCGATTTCAGCCCGCTGTATTGCGAGCAGGGCGGCGACAATCTGGTGACCCAGTTCGATAAGGACGACGTGGAAGCGGTGGGTCTGGTCAAGTTCGACTTCCTGGGCCTGCGCACCCTCACCATCATCGACTGGGCCATGGAGACGGTCAACCGGCAGCGTACCGAGCAAAGTCTTGAGGCGCTGGACATCAATCACATTCCCAGGGACGACCCCGCCACGTACGCCCTGCTCAAGCGCAAGGCCACCACCGCCGTGTTTCAGCTCGAATCACGCGGCATGAAGGAACTGATCGGGCGCCTCCTGCCGGACTGCTTCGAGGACATCATCGCCTTGGTGGCGCTGTTCCGCCCGGGGCCTCTGCAATCGGGCATGGTGGATGATTTCGTCAACCGCAAGCACGGCAAGGCCAAGGTGGATTACCCCCACCCCAGCCTGGAAGGCATCCTCAAGCCCACCTACGGCGTGATCGTCTATCAGGAACAGGTGATGCAGATTGCCCAGGTGCTGGCGGGATACACCCTGGGCGGCGCCGACCTGCTGCGCCGCGCCATGGGCAAGAAAAAGCCCGAGGAAATGGCGAAGCAGCGCGAGATATTCGTCAAGGGCGCTGTCGAAAGGGATGTGGAGGAAGCCACGGCGAGCTACATCTTCGACCTGATGGAGAAGTTCGCCGAGTACGGTTTCAACAAATCCCATTCCGCCGCCTATGCCCTGGTCTCCTACCAGACGGCCTGGCTCAAGGCCCACTACCCCGCTGCCTTCATGGCCGCCGTGCTGTCCGCCGATATGGACAACACCGACAAGGTGGTGGTGCTGATCGAGGAGTGCCGGGAGATGAACCTGGCCATCGTGCCCCCCAATGTCAACGTCTCCCAGTTCCGCTTTACCGTCAACGACGCCGGCCAGATCGTCTATGGGCTCGGCGCCGTGAAGGGCGTGGGGGAAAACGCCATCGAGGACATCATTCGCGAGCGCGAAAGTGCCGGGCCTTACCTCGACCTGTTCGACCTGTGCCGGCGCATCGATCTGCGCAAGGCCAATCGCCGGGTACTGGAAGCTTTGATCCGCGCCGGCGCCCTGGATGTCCTCGACGCGAACCGGGCCCAGCATATGGCGCAGCTGACGGATGCCCTGAAAAACGCCGAGCAGCACGGCCGCATGGAAGCCACGGGGCAAAACGACCTGTTCGGCCTGATCATGGAGTCGGCGCCTGCAGCCGCGCCAGCCGCCGCAACCCCGCCAGTCGAGCCCTGGCCGGAAGACCAGCGGCTGGTGCAGGAAAAGGCGACTCTGGGACTCTATTTGACAGGCCATCCCATCACCCAGTACGAAGGTGAACTGGCCCATTTCATCACCGGGCGTCTTGGCAAACTTAGCGTGGAAGGCGGCGAGCAGCGCGGATACGGAAAACGCGAGGTGCGCGCCGTGGTGGCCGGATTGGTGGTGGACCTGCGCACCAAGCAGAACAAGAACGGCAAGCGCATGGGCTTCCTCAGCCTGGATGACCGCACCGGAAGACTTGAAGTCGCGGTCTTCTCCGAAGTCTTCGACAAAGTGCGGGATAATCTATTGAAGGATGTTCTGATCGTGGCGGAAGGCGGCCTGGGCATGGACGACTTCTCGGGCCAACTGCGCCTCACCGCGGAGAATTTGTACAATATCGACCAGGCCCGCGAGCACTTCGCCAAGAACCTAGTCATCCGTTGGCCGGAGCAGCCCCAATCCGGTCCCGACCTGGCTGCGGAACTGTCAGACCTATTGCGGCCCTTCCAGGGCGGGCGCTGCCCGATTTTGGTGGAATACCAGGGAAGCAAGGCCCGTTCCCTCATACAGCTGGGCGAAGCCTGGCGTGTCCACCCCGGAAGCGAGCTGCTGACACGGCTGCGCAAGCATGTGGGGACTGACCGCGTGAACATCGTCTACCCGTGATCAACCTGCGGCATGCCAGACCAAAGGCGTCCGGCCTTGCGCTAGCGCTTGCCCTGAACTTTTCTCCGGCCCGTGGCGAAAATCTGACGGAAACCTATGACCTAGCCCTGCAAAACGACCCGACGTTGCGCCAGTCGGAGGCCACGCGCGATTCCGTGCTCGAATCCATACCGCAGAGCGTTGCGCGGCTCTTGCCCAACATCAGCGTCTCTGCGCAGATGAGCAAGAATTACTTCAACACAGGTACCACCTTCATTCCAGGACAGCAGGGCTTTCAGAATTTCTGGACCAGTTCCGCCACCTTGCAGGTGACCCAACCCATCTACCATCACGACTACTGGGTACAGTTGGGCCAAGCGGATAACCAGGTCGCGCGGGCAGAAGCCCAGTACGCGGCGGAACACCAGAATCTCATCGTACGCATGGCGCGGGCCTATTTCGATGTACTCTTCGCCGAAGACAGTCTGGAATTCGCCCACGCCGAACGCGTAGCCATCGAGCGGCAATTGGAACAGGCCAAGGCGCGCTTCGACGAGGGCCTCATCGCTATCACCGATGTGCACGAAGCACAAGCCGGTTTCGACCTGGCCAATGCCAACGAGATCCGGGCAGAGAATGAATTGGACAACGCCCGCGAGGCTTTGCGGGAGATCATTGGCCAACAGGAACGCCCGCTCTCGCACCTTGCTCCGGAAATTCCGCTGAGCACGCCCCAGCCCGCCAATCTGGATGACTGGAACCGCCGCGCCCAGGAGAGCAATTTCGACATCATCGCGGCCCAGAATACGGCAGATCTGGCCAAGAAAGCCATCGACCTGCAGTTTGCGGGTCACCTGCCCACTCTGGATCTCGTCGGCCAGGCCGGTTTTTCCGACACCAACCGCATTAACGGGATACGCTACGACAACGAAGTCGTGGGCATGCAGGTGAATGTGCCGCTGTTTGCCGGTGGATCCGTGAATTCCAAGGTGCGCCAGGCCGAGCACGAGCTTTCCGCCGCGAAGGATGCCTTGGACCGGCAGCGGCGCAGCGTCACGCGGCTAACCAAGGATGCCTACCGAAGCGTGCTGTCCTCCATCAGTCAGGTCAAAGCCTTGAAGGCGGCAGTCACATCGGCACAGAGTGCGCTGGAAGCTACCGAGGCGGGATTTGAGGTAGGTACACGGACCATGGTCGATGTATTGGCGGAGCAGCGCAATCTGTATCGTGCTCAACGTGATTATGCCAAGGCACGCTATGATTACATCGTCAGCAGCCTGGTTCTGAAACAGTCCGCCAGCAGCCTTCGGCGGGAAGACGTGGAACTGGTGAACACCTGGCTGAAGCGCTGAACAATACGGTTTCCTCGGCCATTCCCGAACCCCTTTTGCCTGTCAGCGGAGCCCCTGCCTCATGTATGCGACCGTCTCACTC comes from the Methyloterricola oryzae genome and includes:
- the dnaE gene encoding DNA polymerase III subunit alpha, whose translation is MHAPFVHLRVHTEYSLVDGLVRVKPLVKQTLKLGMPAVAVTDQSNLFALVKFYKAAMGEGVKPIAGTDVWILNESDAHAPHRLTLLVQNETGYRNLTALISRSYQENQHQGVPMLMGHWLAERHEGLIALSGAMAGQIGQALLTGNAHEARSALESMHSLFGDRFYLELQRTGRPHEEAYLDAALELCSEFGVAPVATNDVRFLQPSEFDAHEARVCIHQGRVLDDPRRPREYSDQQYLKSPEEMAELFADIPEALENTVEIAKRCNLELTLGKNYLPDFPVPEGMSVEDYFAAQSRAGLEERLAVLMPGAPAEQRKPYEERLDVEIDVINQMKFPGYFLIVADFIQWAKNNGIPVGPGRGSGAGSLVAYALKITDLDPMQFELLFERFLNPERVSMPDFDVDFCMERRDEVIDYVARHYGRDRVSQIITYGSMAAKAVVRDVGRVLGHPYGFVDRIAKLIPFELGMTLDKALKESEDLRKLYDMDEEVKALIDLAKSLEGITRNAGKHAGGVVIAPSRLIDFSPLYCEQGGDNLVTQFDKDDVEAVGLVKFDFLGLRTLTIIDWAMETVNRQRTEQSLEALDINHIPRDDPATYALLKRKATTAVFQLESRGMKELIGRLLPDCFEDIIALVALFRPGPLQSGMVDDFVNRKHGKAKVDYPHPSLEGILKPTYGVIVYQEQVMQIAQVLAGYTLGGADLLRRAMGKKKPEEMAKQREIFVKGAVERDVEEATASYIFDLMEKFAEYGFNKSHSAAYALVSYQTAWLKAHYPAAFMAAVLSADMDNTDKVVVLIEECREMNLAIVPPNVNVSQFRFTVNDAGQIVYGLGAVKGVGENAIEDIIRERESAGPYLDLFDLCRRIDLRKANRRVLEALIRAGALDVLDANRAQHMAQLTDALKNAEQHGRMEATGQNDLFGLIMESAPAAAPAAATPPVEPWPEDQRLVQEKATLGLYLTGHPITQYEGELAHFITGRLGKLSVEGGEQRGYGKREVRAVVAGLVVDLRTKQNKNGKRMGFLSLDDRTGRLEVAVFSEVFDKVRDNLLKDVLIVAEGGLGMDDFSGQLRLTAENLYNIDQAREHFAKNLVIRWPEQPQSGPDLAAELSDLLRPFQGGRCPILVEYQGSKARSLIQLGEAWRVHPGSELLTRLRKHVGTDRVNIVYP
- a CDS encoding TolC family outer membrane protein, translating into MINLRHARPKASGLALALALNFSPARGENLTETYDLALQNDPTLRQSEATRDSVLESIPQSVARLLPNISVSAQMSKNYFNTGTTFIPGQQGFQNFWTSSATLQVTQPIYHHDYWVQLGQADNQVARAEAQYAAEHQNLIVRMARAYFDVLFAEDSLEFAHAERVAIERQLEQAKARFDEGLIAITDVHEAQAGFDLANANEIRAENELDNAREALREIIGQQERPLSHLAPEIPLSTPQPANLDDWNRRAQESNFDIIAAQNTADLAKKAIDLQFAGHLPTLDLVGQAGFSDTNRINGIRYDNEVVGMQVNVPLFAGGSVNSKVRQAEHELSAAKDALDRQRRSVTRLTKDAYRSVLSSISQVKALKAAVTSAQSALEATEAGFEVGTRTMVDVLAEQRNLYRAQRDYAKARYDYIVSSLVLKQSASSLRREDVELVNTWLKR